The Pyrus communis chromosome 9, drPyrComm1.1, whole genome shotgun sequence genome has a segment encoding these proteins:
- the LOC137745214 gene encoding uridine nucleosidase 1-like — MKNSHDVVVDVEGDGVLANHLKREKLIIDTDPGIDDTMAILMAFQSPELEILGFTTVFGNVATEDATRNALLLCEIAGHPGLPVAEGSHEPLKGGRPCVADFIHGSDGLGNLHLPPPKTKKIEKNAAEFLVDMVSEYPGEVSILALGPLTNLALAVKRDSSFAKKVKRLVVLGGSFFALGNVNPAAEANIYGDPEAADVVFTSGANITVVGINITTQVKFTDDDLLQLRQSKGKHTQLICDTCKFYRDWHVKSDGVYGIFLHDPVSFVALVRPDLFTYKKGVVRVETQGICTGHTLMDQGLKKWNTSNPWTGYSPVEVAWTVNVDAVLDYVRNQLMKS, encoded by the exons ATGAAGAATTCTCACGACGTGGTGGTCGATGTCGAAGGCGACGGCGTTTTGGCTAATCATCTGAAGCGCGAGAAGCTCATCATTGATACCGACCCTGGAATCG ATGATACCATGGCCATCTTAATGGCATTTCAATCACCGGAGTTGGAAATCCTGGGCTTCACAACAGTATTTGGTAACGTCGCCACAGAAGATGCCACTCGCAATGCCTTGCTTCTG TGTGAGATTGCAGGGCATCCAGGTTTACCTGTGGCGGAGGGAAGTCATGAGCCTCTAAAG GGTGGAAGGCCATGTGTTGCCGACTTTATACATGGTTCTGATGGGTTGGGGAACTTGCATCTACCTcctccaaaaacaaagaaaattgagaagaatgctgctgaatttttagttgatatgGTCTCTGAATATCCTGGTGAAGTTTCTATACTGGCCCTAGGTCCCTTGACAAACTTAGCATTG GCAGTCAAAAGGGATTCTTCATTCGCGAAAAAGGTGAAGAGGTTGGTCGTACTTGGTGGTTCCTTCTTCGCTCTGGGAAATGTAAATCCTGCTGCGGAAGCAAAT ATTTATGGAGATCCAGAAGCAGCAGATGTTGTGTTTACGTCTGGGGCTAACATTACCGTTGTTGGAATAAACATTACGACCCAAGTGAAATTTACAG ATGATGACCTCCTTCAACTGCGGCAATCTAAAGGAAAGCATACTCAGCTCATATGCGACACTTGCAAATTCTACAGAGACTGGCATGTGAAATCTGATGGTGTTTATG GGATTTTCCTTCATGACCCTGTCAGTTTCGTAGCACTAGTCCGTCCTGATCTCTTTACGTACAAGAAGGGCGTTGTGAGGGTTGAAACTCAGGGTATCTGCACCGGGCATACACTGATGGATCAAGGACTAAAAAA ATGGAACACAAGCAATCCATGGACAGGCTATTCCCCTGTTGAAGTTGCTTGGACAGTGAATGTGGATGCAGTCCTTGATTATGTAAGAAATCAGTTGATGAAATCGTGA